The Kosakonia sacchari SP1 genome includes a window with the following:
- a CDS encoding efflux transporter outer membrane subunit: MKRRLTVVALSLTLAACQSVDVQQAQPSLQIPAAWRSEAGPVSKTDSVWWRNFHDSQLNRYVDQALRHNSDVLIARERVNEYQARVYAADSALFPELDAGISGTRARSQSAATGLPIYSTLYKGNLTASYNVDIWGASRSASRAADASLEAQKAAAAAADLTVATNVASGYLTLLSLDAQLQVTQSTLAAREDALKLARRQYETGYTSRLELMQSDSELRSTRAQIPVLQHQISQQENALSVLLGNNPGAVNRGEFATLTPLKVPSQLPSSLLNRRPDIAQAQRQLIAADATLVSSQAKLLPSINLTATGSMQDDTLPGLLDNPLRLWSIGGSILAPLLNRQALNAQVDVSMSQRNQALYTYEKTVRNAFKEVNDSLDAITRLGEQLTELAGQVDVAQETLRIAQNRYHNGYSSYLDVLDAQRTLFSTQLSAVQVKNNLLLAQVDLYRALGGGWSGLN, from the coding sequence ATGAAGCGGCGTCTCACCGTTGTCGCATTGAGTCTCACCCTTGCCGCTTGCCAGTCCGTCGATGTTCAACAAGCCCAACCGTCACTGCAGATCCCGGCGGCCTGGCGCAGCGAGGCGGGTCCGGTCAGCAAAACGGATAGCGTCTGGTGGCGCAACTTTCACGACAGCCAGCTAAACCGCTATGTCGACCAGGCACTACGCCACAACAGCGACGTACTGATTGCCCGCGAGCGGGTCAATGAATATCAGGCGCGGGTTTACGCCGCCGACAGCGCCCTGTTCCCTGAGCTGGACGCGGGGATTTCCGGCACCCGTGCGCGTTCCCAATCGGCCGCGACGGGTTTACCCATTTACAGCACCTTGTACAAGGGCAATCTGACGGCCAGTTATAACGTCGATATCTGGGGCGCCAGCCGCAGCGCGTCTCGCGCGGCAGACGCCTCGCTGGAGGCGCAGAAAGCCGCAGCAGCGGCGGCCGATTTGACAGTGGCGACGAATGTCGCTTCCGGTTATCTCACGCTGCTGTCGCTGGATGCACAGCTACAGGTCACGCAATCCACGCTGGCAGCGCGGGAAGACGCGCTCAAACTTGCCCGCCGCCAGTATGAGACCGGCTATACTTCACGACTGGAGTTGATGCAGTCGGATTCCGAGTTACGCAGCACGCGCGCGCAGATCCCGGTGCTGCAACATCAGATAAGCCAGCAGGAAAATGCATTGAGTGTGCTGCTGGGTAATAATCCGGGCGCGGTTAATCGTGGTGAATTTGCAACGTTAACGCCGCTGAAAGTGCCCTCGCAGTTACCGTCGAGTTTGCTTAACCGGCGACCGGACATTGCGCAGGCGCAGCGCCAGTTGATTGCCGCCGATGCCACTCTGGTTTCATCACAGGCGAAATTACTGCCGTCGATTAACCTGACGGCAACCGGCAGCATGCAGGACGATACGCTGCCCGGCTTGCTGGATAATCCGCTGCGGTTATGGAGCATTGGCGGCAGCATTCTCGCCCCGCTGCTCAACCGTCAGGCACTGAATGCGCAGGTCGATGTCTCCATGTCGCAGCGTAATCAGGCGCTTTACACCTATGAAAAAACTGTGCGCAACGCGTTCAAAGAGGTGAACGATAGTCTTGATGCCATCACCCGTCTGGGCGAGCAACTCACCGAGCTTGCCGGGCAAGTCGATGTCGCGCAGGAGACGTTACGCATTGCGCAAAACCGTTATCACAACGGTTATTCCTCTTATCTGGACGTGCTGGACGCCCAGCGCACGTTGTTTTCCACTCAGCTCAGCGCGGTACAGGTCAAAAACAATCTGTTACTGGCGCAGGTGGATCTCTATCGTGCACTGGGAGGTGGCTGGTCCGGGCTGAATTAA
- a CDS encoding YdcF family protein has protein sequence MLMTTFPAVADRTLAAANTLGAWLAQNDFVGKPTPVRADVVILAGNAVIPTIDAACALAAAQQTPLLISGGVGHSTTFLYSAIARHPRYNVVRTTGRGEAAILADIARLFWQIDAKQILIEDKSTNCGENARFSIDVLMSQGVKPKTVMVVQDPTMQRRTMATFARISQQCHDAPHWLSWPGFIPQLTNTAEGLAFQPQQRGLWSVERYLSLLLGEVPRLRDDVNGYGPNGRDFIVHVDFPEEVDVAWQVLMADKTLTAALGSRAL, from the coding sequence ATGCTGATGACGACTTTTCCTGCCGTAGCAGATCGCACGCTGGCGGCGGCAAATACGCTGGGTGCATGGCTGGCGCAAAATGATTTTGTCGGTAAACCCACGCCCGTGCGGGCTGATGTGGTCATTCTCGCGGGTAATGCTGTCATTCCAACCATCGATGCCGCCTGCGCGCTGGCGGCGGCGCAGCAAACACCGCTTCTGATAAGCGGTGGCGTCGGGCACTCCACCACCTTTCTTTATTCCGCTATTGCACGGCATCCACGCTATAACGTCGTGCGTACCACCGGGCGCGGCGAAGCGGCGATCCTGGCCGATATTGCGCGCCTGTTCTGGCAGATTGATGCGAAACAGATCCTAATTGAGGATAAATCCACTAACTGCGGCGAAAACGCCAGGTTCAGCATTGATGTGCTGATGTCGCAGGGGGTAAAACCGAAAACTGTGATGGTGGTGCAGGATCCCACCATGCAGCGCCGCACAATGGCGACGTTTGCCCGCATCAGTCAGCAGTGTCACGATGCGCCGCACTGGCTGAGCTGGCCCGGTTTTATTCCCCAATTAACTAACACGGCAGAAGGTCTCGCATTCCAGCCGCAGCAGCGAGGCTTATGGTCGGTTGAGCGTTATTTATCGTTGCTGCTGGGGGAAGTGCCGCGCCTGCGCGATGATGTTAATGGCTACGGGCCAAACGGCCGTGATTTTATCGTTCACGTTGATTTTCCAGAGGAAGTCGACGTTGCCTGGCAGGTTTTAATGGCAGATAAAACCCTTACTGCTGCGCTCGGCAGCCGCGCGTTGTAA
- a CDS encoding HlyD family secretion protein: MSQQDAAKERANTRSNLRVVSLFSAAAIGLVGVLVILYAWQLPPFTRHTQFTDNAYVRGQTTFISPQVNGYITEVPVQDFAVVKKGDLIMQIDDRIYRQRVDQAKATLAMKLAALDNNLQQRKSAQAVIARNEAALASAKAQDLKSQADLKRVKALTADGSLSIRERDAALATAAQNTASIAQAQATLEMSRQDLQTTIVNRGSLQADVENAKAALELAQIDLQNTRIVAPRDGQLGQISVRLGAYVTAGTHLTSLVPSQRWVIANLKETQLANVVVGQPVRFTVDALDGRSYHGRVESISPATGVEFSAISPDNATGNFVKIAQRIPVRIQVEAKPDELARLRPGMSVQVHIDTREAEQ, from the coding sequence ATGAGCCAGCAAGATGCCGCCAAAGAGCGGGCCAACACCCGCAGCAATTTACGTGTGGTTTCTCTTTTTTCCGCCGCCGCGATTGGCCTGGTGGGCGTACTCGTTATTCTTTACGCCTGGCAGTTGCCGCCGTTTACGCGCCATACCCAGTTTACCGATAACGCCTATGTGCGCGGCCAGACGACATTTATCAGCCCGCAGGTGAACGGCTATATCACTGAAGTGCCAGTACAGGATTTCGCGGTCGTGAAAAAAGGCGATCTGATTATGCAGATCGATGATCGAATCTACCGCCAGCGCGTCGACCAGGCGAAAGCCACGCTGGCGATGAAGCTGGCAGCGCTGGATAACAACCTCCAGCAGCGAAAAAGTGCGCAGGCTGTCATTGCCCGCAACGAAGCCGCGCTCGCCAGCGCGAAAGCGCAGGATCTGAAATCGCAGGCGGATTTAAAACGCGTTAAAGCGCTGACCGCAGACGGCTCGCTCTCCATCCGCGAACGCGACGCCGCACTCGCCACCGCCGCGCAGAACACCGCCAGTATCGCCCAGGCACAAGCGACGCTTGAAATGTCGCGTCAGGATCTGCAAACCACTATCGTTAATCGCGGGTCGTTACAGGCAGATGTGGAAAACGCCAAAGCCGCGCTTGAACTGGCGCAAATCGATCTGCAAAACACCCGTATCGTCGCCCCTCGCGACGGGCAACTGGGGCAAATCAGCGTGCGCCTTGGCGCGTATGTCACCGCCGGAACGCACCTGACCTCGCTGGTGCCGTCGCAACGCTGGGTGATCGCCAACCTGAAAGAGACGCAACTGGCAAATGTGGTTGTCGGACAGCCAGTGCGCTTTACTGTTGATGCGCTTGACGGGCGCAGCTACCACGGGCGCGTGGAGAGTATCTCACCGGCTACTGGCGTGGAATTTAGCGCTATCAGCCCGGATAACGCCACCGGTAACTTTGTCAAAATCGCCCAGCGCATTCCGGTGCGTATCCAGGTGGAGGCGAAACCCGACGAGCTGGCAAGGCTGCGTCCTGGAATGTCGGTGCAGGTACATATTGATACGCGGGAGGCAGAGCAATGA
- a CDS encoding GNAT family N-acetyltransferase, translating into MSALTITLTESTDPACLQLQDALSDYLQHLTGSSGRASFDASTLGERGFFLLAQENAVAVGCAAVRELSAGIGEIKRMYACPGTRGVGAQLLGALEQHARERGFQALWLETRKINQRAVDFYQRNGFRIRENYGNYIGRLEAVCFEKAL; encoded by the coding sequence ATGAGTGCACTAACCATTACGCTTACCGAGTCAACCGATCCCGCGTGCCTGCAACTTCAGGACGCGCTTTCTGATTACCTACAACACCTCACTGGCAGCAGTGGCAGAGCCTCGTTTGACGCCTCAACCTTAGGTGAGCGCGGCTTCTTTTTGCTGGCACAAGAAAACGCGGTGGCGGTGGGTTGCGCTGCGGTTCGTGAATTGTCCGCCGGGATCGGCGAAATCAAGCGCATGTATGCATGTCCCGGCACGCGCGGCGTAGGCGCGCAGTTGCTCGGCGCGCTGGAGCAACATGCACGCGAACGCGGATTTCAGGCGCTGTGGCTGGAGACGCGCAAAATCAACCAGCGTGCCGTTGACTTCTATCAGCGCAACGGCTTTCGGATCCGTGAAAACTACGGCAACTATATTGGCCGGCTTGAAGCGGTATGTTTCGAAAAAGCGTTATGA
- a CDS encoding MFS transporter, with protein sequence MRLPKSDPYSPREWQPHEKPMLLGSPSTPYHSTPRRIAYGVVGLLVCMTGALGNAMVTANLQNLQGTFAAWSTEIAWLPAVYVMTNVSINLLLVKFRQQYGLRAFTEGFLVLYVLVTFFHLFINDLSSALFVRAAHGMVAAALSSLGIYYQIQAWPAKHRLKALTIGITGSTLAIPIARLFSTELLQLDEWRGLYLFELGLALLSLGCVIALKLPPGDRKKVFEKKDFITFFLLAPGMALLCAVLSLGRLDWWFEAPWIGWSLAGAVVLIVSAIAFEHNRSNPLLNTRWLSSGSIVRLGLIMLLIRIVLAEQNTGVFGWLQYVGLQNEQMTSLAWSILAGIICGITASCLTIKPQRLAWPIVTSLALMIIASLLDSQSTSLTRPNQLMLSQFLLGFASAFFIAPAMLAGIGGVVAEPRNLVSFSVLFGMSQNIGGLLGSAILGTFQTWREKYHSSLLADQLTTLNPLVNERLQYYSQMYQSMIGDSSLLSTQAATQLQTVSTLEANILAYNDTYLLTASIAAATLIWILWRLLRLRITARLVLKRATGSK encoded by the coding sequence ATGCGTTTGCCGAAAAGCGATCCCTATAGCCCACGCGAATGGCAGCCGCATGAAAAACCGATGCTGCTGGGTTCGCCTTCCACCCCCTATCACAGTACCCCTCGCCGTATCGCCTATGGTGTCGTTGGCCTGCTGGTTTGCATGACTGGCGCACTCGGCAACGCGATGGTGACAGCGAATCTACAAAATCTGCAAGGCACGTTTGCCGCCTGGTCGACGGAAATCGCCTGGCTGCCTGCGGTGTATGTGATGACCAATGTGTCGATTAATCTGCTGCTGGTAAAGTTTCGCCAGCAATACGGCCTGCGTGCGTTTACCGAAGGGTTTCTGGTGCTGTATGTACTGGTGACGTTCTTCCACCTGTTTATCAACGATCTCAGTTCTGCCCTGTTTGTCCGCGCCGCCCACGGCATGGTGGCGGCGGCACTCAGTTCGCTCGGTATTTATTATCAAATCCAGGCCTGGCCGGCGAAACATCGTTTAAAAGCATTGACCATTGGTATTACTGGTTCAACGCTGGCCATTCCGATTGCCCGCCTTTTTTCTACCGAGCTGCTGCAACTGGATGAATGGCGCGGGCTGTATCTGTTTGAACTGGGGCTGGCTCTGCTCTCGCTTGGCTGCGTGATCGCCTTAAAATTGCCGCCAGGCGATCGCAAAAAAGTGTTTGAAAAGAAAGATTTCATCACCTTCTTTCTGCTCGCGCCCGGTATGGCGCTGCTGTGCGCGGTGCTGTCGCTGGGTCGACTGGACTGGTGGTTCGAAGCGCCGTGGATCGGCTGGTCACTGGCTGGCGCCGTGGTGCTGATCGTCTCGGCTATAGCCTTTGAACACAACCGTAGTAACCCGCTGCTCAACACCCGCTGGCTCTCCAGCGGCAGTATTGTGCGTCTTGGGCTGATTATGCTGCTGATCCGCATTGTGCTCGCCGAGCAGAACACCGGCGTGTTTGGCTGGCTGCAATATGTCGGCCTGCAAAACGAGCAAATGACCAGCCTGGCGTGGTCGATCCTGGCAGGTATCATCTGCGGTATTACCGCCAGTTGCCTGACAATTAAACCTCAGCGGCTGGCATGGCCGATTGTCACCTCGCTGGCGTTGATGATTATCGCCTCGCTGCTCGATAGCCAGTCGACCAGTTTGACGCGGCCCAATCAGTTGATGTTAAGCCAGTTTTTACTCGGGTTTGCCAGCGCGTTTTTTATCGCACCGGCAATGCTGGCAGGGATTGGCGGCGTGGTGGCGGAGCCGCGCAACCTGGTCAGTTTCTCGGTGCTGTTTGGCATGAGCCAGAATATCGGCGGGCTGCTGGGTTCGGCGATCCTCGGCACGTTCCAGACCTGGCGGGAGAAATACCACTCTAGCCTGCTGGCGGACCAACTCACCACCTTAAACCCGCTGGTTAATGAGCGTTTGCAGTATTACAGCCAGATGTATCAAAGCATGATTGGCGACAGTTCGCTGCTCAGTACACAAGCGGCGACGCAACTGCAAACGGTGTCGACGCTGGAAGCGAATATTCTGGCTTACAACGATACGTATCTGCTGACGGCCAGCATTGCCGCCGCCACGCTGATTTGGATTTTATGGCGCTTGTTGCGCCTGCGCATTACTGCCCGCCTTGTGTTGAAGCGGGCCACTGGGAGCAAATAA
- a CDS encoding alpha/beta hydrolase, protein MRNISPEDLLTLMNVAVQHAMTFPVWPTGEAPGAAVSPVQFQLEECHTGPSLFDRSVTGVRAPHITVYAPQNPNGVGILVTPGGSYRRVVLDKEGSALAPCFNAKGYTLFVMTYRLPGDGHEEGANAPLADVQRAIRVIRARAQEWRLDPERIGIMGFSAGGHAAASLGTRYNENVYRPVDEMDNQSARPAFMALVYPVITMHQEIDHPMSRQQLIGDTPSDEQIRRYSAEQMADENTPPTFLLHAVDDPAVKVENSVVMFTALRRLGVPVEMHLFEQGKHGFGIRDALGLPAAIWPELMMAWIATKV, encoded by the coding sequence ATGAGAAATATCAGCCCGGAAGATTTACTCACCCTGATGAACGTGGCAGTACAACACGCCATGACGTTCCCCGTCTGGCCGACCGGCGAAGCCCCTGGTGCTGCGGTAAGCCCGGTGCAGTTTCAACTTGAAGAGTGTCATACCGGCCCCTCGCTTTTTGACCGCTCCGTCACCGGCGTGCGCGCACCGCACATTACCGTTTACGCGCCACAAAACCCGAACGGTGTCGGTATTCTGGTCACGCCTGGCGGCTCTTATCGCCGTGTGGTGCTGGATAAAGAAGGCAGCGCGCTGGCACCCTGCTTTAACGCCAAAGGTTACACCCTGTTTGTCATGACTTATCGCCTGCCGGGCGATGGGCATGAGGAAGGCGCGAACGCGCCGCTGGCAGATGTACAACGTGCGATACGCGTTATTCGCGCCCGTGCGCAGGAATGGCGACTCGATCCTGAACGTATTGGCATTATGGGTTTTTCCGCCGGCGGTCACGCCGCGGCCAGCCTCGGCACGCGCTATAACGAGAACGTTTATCGCCCTGTTGATGAGATGGATAATCAAAGTGCTCGCCCGGCGTTTATGGCGCTGGTCTATCCGGTTATTACCATGCACCAGGAGATTGACCACCCGATGTCGCGCCAGCAACTGATTGGTGATACACCGAGCGACGAACAGATCCGCCGCTACTCCGCAGAGCAAATGGCCGATGAAAACACGCCGCCGACCTTTCTGTTGCATGCGGTTGATGACCCGGCAGTGAAAGTGGAAAACAGCGTGGTCATGTTCACTGCCCTGCGCCGCCTCGGCGTGCCGGTTGAGATGCACCTGTTTGAACAGGGGAAGCACGGCTTTGGCATTCGCGATGCGCTGGGTTTACCCGCAGCAATATGGCCGGAACTGATGATGGCGTGGATAGCAACCAAAGTATGA
- the aldA gene encoding aldehyde dehydrogenase, producing MTAPVQHPMFIDGQFVSWQGDTWLDVINPATEAILARIPDGTAEDARKAIDAAERAQPGWEALPAIERAGWLRKIAAGIREKASEISAQIVAEGGKIQQLAEVEVSFTADYIDYMAEWARRYEGEILQSDRPGENIFVFKRPLGVTTGILPWNFPFFLIARKMAPALITGNTIVIKPSEFTPNNAIAFAKIVHDIGLPKGVFNLVLGRGETVGQELARNPKVAMVSMTGSVGAGETIMAAAAKNITKVCLELGGKAPAIVFDDADLELAVKAIVDSRVINTGQVCNCAERVYVQKGIYDRFVNRLGEAMKDVQFGDPAQRNDIAMGPLINAAALQRVEEKVERAVSEGARVVLGGKAVTGKGYFYPPTLLLDVRQEMAIMHEETFGPVLPVVAFDTLEEALAMANDSDYGLTSSVYTRDLTTAMKAVRGLKFGETYINRENFEAMQGFHAGWRKSGIGGADGRHGLNEYLQTQMVYLQS from the coding sequence ATGACAGCACCGGTACAGCACCCTATGTTTATCGATGGTCAATTCGTGAGCTGGCAAGGCGATACGTGGTTGGATGTCATCAACCCGGCAACCGAAGCTATCCTGGCGCGTATCCCCGATGGTACAGCCGAAGATGCGCGAAAGGCCATTGACGCCGCCGAACGGGCGCAGCCAGGCTGGGAAGCGCTGCCCGCTATTGAGCGCGCGGGCTGGTTACGCAAAATCGCGGCGGGTATTCGTGAAAAAGCGTCTGAGATTAGCGCGCAGATTGTCGCCGAAGGGGGAAAGATCCAGCAACTGGCGGAGGTGGAAGTCTCTTTTACCGCTGATTACATCGACTATATGGCCGAGTGGGCGCGGCGCTATGAGGGCGAAATTCTGCAAAGTGACCGTCCGGGCGAGAATATCTTCGTGTTTAAACGTCCGCTGGGTGTGACTACCGGCATTTTGCCGTGGAATTTCCCGTTCTTTCTGATTGCCCGCAAAATGGCGCCTGCGCTGATTACCGGCAACACCATCGTGATTAAACCGAGCGAGTTTACACCAAACAACGCGATCGCCTTCGCAAAAATTGTCCATGATATCGGCTTACCAAAAGGGGTCTTTAACCTGGTGCTAGGGCGCGGGGAAACCGTCGGACAGGAGCTGGCGAGGAATCCGAAAGTGGCGATGGTCAGCATGACCGGCAGCGTTGGCGCGGGTGAGACAATCATGGCGGCAGCGGCGAAAAATATCACCAAAGTGTGCCTGGAACTGGGCGGCAAAGCGCCAGCGATTGTCTTTGACGATGCGGATCTTGAGCTGGCCGTGAAAGCGATTGTTGATTCCCGCGTCATCAACACCGGGCAGGTGTGTAACTGCGCCGAACGCGTGTATGTACAAAAAGGGATTTATGACCGTTTTGTCAATCGACTTGGCGAAGCCATGAAGGACGTGCAGTTTGGCGATCCGGCGCAGCGCAACGATATAGCGATGGGGCCGCTTATCAATGCGGCGGCACTGCAACGCGTTGAAGAGAAGGTCGAGCGCGCCGTGTCTGAAGGCGCACGTGTGGTGCTGGGCGGCAAAGCGGTCACCGGCAAAGGCTATTTTTACCCGCCAACATTGCTGCTCGATGTGCGCCAGGAGATGGCGATCATGCATGAAGAGACGTTTGGGCCGGTGCTACCGGTGGTTGCGTTCGACACGCTGGAAGAGGCGCTGGCGATGGCCAACGACAGCGATTATGGCCTGACGTCGTCGGTGTATACCCGCGATCTGACGACAGCAATGAAAGCCGTGCGGGGGCTGAAGTTTGGCGAAACCTATATTAACCGCGAGAATTTCGAAGCGATGCAGGGGTTTCATGCGGGCTGGCGCAAATCGGGTATCGGTGGGGCGGATGGACGCCACGGTCTGAATGAGTACCTGCAAACGCAAATGGTCTATCTGCAGTCCTGA